A genomic segment from Amycolatopsis camponoti encodes:
- a CDS encoding glutaminyl-peptide cyclotransferase has protein sequence MRTPIITTLLVAAALGGCAGAPGQETSPEQLTVEVVSTLPHDPAAFTEGLEFAGDTLYESTGLAGQSMLTAGPPGGPPRTTATLPSPLFGEGVTVLGPTLWQLTWQDGFAIERDTKTLAELRRVPFQGEGWGLCHQADGRLVMSNGSSRLTFRDPKTFAVTGSVDVGRDQLNELECVGGDVYANVWHTDTILRVDAATGHVTGTIDAGQLRAQLNTTGAEDVLNGIAAVPGTDEFLLTGKQWQITFRVRFVPKSA, from the coding sequence GTGCGCACGCCGATCATCACCACGCTGCTGGTGGCCGCCGCGCTGGGCGGCTGCGCCGGGGCCCCCGGCCAGGAGACGAGCCCGGAACAGCTGACCGTCGAAGTGGTCTCGACCCTGCCGCACGACCCCGCCGCCTTCACCGAAGGCCTCGAGTTCGCCGGCGACACGCTCTACGAGAGCACCGGCCTCGCCGGGCAGTCGATGCTGACCGCGGGGCCGCCGGGCGGACCGCCGAGAACCACCGCCACGCTCCCCTCGCCCCTCTTCGGCGAGGGCGTCACCGTCCTCGGGCCGACGCTGTGGCAGCTCACCTGGCAGGACGGCTTCGCCATCGAACGCGATACCAAAACCCTCGCCGAGCTGCGCCGGGTGCCGTTCCAAGGCGAAGGCTGGGGGCTCTGCCACCAGGCCGACGGCCGCCTGGTGATGAGCAACGGCTCGTCCCGGCTGACCTTCCGCGATCCGAAGACCTTCGCCGTCACCGGCAGCGTCGACGTCGGGCGCGACCAGCTCAACGAGCTCGAATGCGTGGGCGGCGACGTCTACGCAAACGTTTGGCACACCGACACCATCCTCCGCGTCGACGCCGCCACCGGGCACGTCACCGGAACGATCGACGCAGGTCAGCTGCGCGCGCAGCTGAACACAACCGGCGCCGAGGACGTGCTGAACGGTATCGCCGCCGTCCCGGGCACGGACGAATTCCTCCTCACCGGGAAGCAGTGGCAGATCACGTTCCGGGTGAGGTTCGTCCCGAAGAGCGCGTAA
- a CDS encoding DUF3027 domain-containing protein yields the protein MTLLLTLDDGSVQRKLADAVEFARAAVLDETPEEQIGTHVGVSREDAVTASHLFEAQVPGYRGWRWCVTVALAGDDEPVTVSEVVLVPGPEARIAPAWVPWERRVRAGDLGVGDIFPTDENDPRLVPAYLQSDDPAVEEVAHDAGLGRVHVLSRFGRTEAASRWHGGEFGPRSDMARSAPDVCGTCGFFVPLAGSLRGAFGVCTNDISPADGHVVDVEYGCGAHSEVEVEVTSSIPVAELVYDDSLLDFTPDPGEVVETPAAEPETAIAEADVSPAEVEPEVAADAAGGVAEPAEVAGVVAEPVAAEAEAAEQSAVAAGAESAQVDAAGVVAESAGSEVAGVVAEPAAVEPDVVGGVAEPVAGEQSAAEVDSAAAESAGGVAEAGADVVAEPVAAEPGAVAEPVVAEAEAAESDSAQVEAAGVAAEPVGAEQPAAPESVEAAGVVAEPQASEVTPAQADAAAGPAQAEATDLTAGADSGRTEVTDAGAAPVEASVPEPAEAEPTQAEVTDAVLAVGNVAQVNELPEAALTDSVVTEAEEPTGAHEPETARSDAHEAREHARADEPETESAQPVAESAQGDAAPAQTETAQPAEADETAADSIQADEAQSETTEPTQADEAQADAAAAETAHLDAARDSSGEQRNL from the coding sequence ATGACGCTGCTGCTGACCCTCGATGACGGTTCCGTGCAGCGCAAGCTCGCCGATGCGGTGGAGTTCGCGCGCGCGGCGGTGCTCGACGAAACGCCCGAGGAGCAGATCGGCACCCACGTGGGTGTCTCGCGTGAGGACGCGGTCACGGCGAGTCACTTGTTCGAGGCCCAGGTACCGGGCTACCGCGGCTGGCGCTGGTGCGTGACGGTCGCCTTGGCGGGCGACGACGAGCCGGTGACGGTCAGCGAGGTCGTGCTGGTGCCCGGACCCGAGGCGCGGATCGCGCCGGCATGGGTGCCGTGGGAGCGCCGCGTGCGGGCGGGCGACCTTGGCGTCGGCGACATCTTCCCGACGGACGAGAACGACCCCCGTCTGGTCCCGGCGTACCTGCAGTCGGACGACCCGGCGGTGGAGGAGGTCGCCCACGACGCGGGCCTTGGCCGCGTCCACGTGCTGTCCCGTTTCGGCCGTACGGAGGCAGCGTCCCGTTGGCACGGCGGCGAGTTCGGGCCCCGGTCCGACATGGCCCGCAGCGCGCCGGACGTGTGCGGGACGTGCGGGTTCTTCGTACCGCTGGCGGGCTCCCTGCGCGGCGCGTTCGGGGTGTGCACCAACGACATCTCCCCGGCGGACGGCCACGTGGTGGACGTGGAGTACGGCTGCGGAGCGCACTCGGAGGTCGAGGTCGAGGTGACATCCTCGATCCCGGTGGCCGAGCTGGTTTACGACGACTCGCTGCTGGACTTCACCCCGGATCCGGGTGAAGTGGTGGAGACCCCGGCGGCCGAGCCCGAGACGGCGATCGCGGAGGCGGACGTGTCGCCGGCCGAGGTGGAGCCGGAGGTCGCCGCTGACGCGGCTGGCGGGGTTGCGGAGCCGGCCGAGGTTGCTGGCGTAGTTGCCGAGCCGGTTGCGGCTGAGGCCGAAGCGGCTGAGCAGAGTGCGGTTGCCGCCGGTGCCGAGTCGGCGCAGGTCGATGCCGCGGGTGTGGTCGCCGAGTCGGCTGGGTCTGAGGTGGCCGGCGTGGTTGCCGAGCCGGCGGCGGTTGAGCCTGACGTGGTTGGTGGAGTTGCTGAGCCGGTTGCGGGGGAGCAGAGCGCGGCTGAGGTTGACTCGGCGGCGGCCGAATCGGCTGGCGGGGTCGCCGAAGCGGGGGCTGATGTGGTTGCCGAGCCGGTGGCGGCTGAGCCGGGCGCGGTCGCCGAGCCGGTTGTCGCTGAGGCTGAAGCAGCTGAGTCCGACTCGGCGCAGGTTGAGGCAGCTGGTGTGGCGGCTGAGCCGGTCGGGGCGGAGCAGCCTGCGGCGCCCGAGTCGGTTGAGGCTGCCGGTGTGGTTGCCGAACCGCAGGCTTCCGAGGTGACTCCGGCCCAGGCCGATGCGGCCGCCGGGCCGGCGCAAGCCGAGGCGACCGATCTGACCGCCGGCGCGGACTCTGGGCGGACCGAGGTAACCGATGCGGGTGCCGCGCCGGTCGAGGCTTCCGTGCCGGAGCCTGCCGAGGCTGAGCCCACTCAGGCCGAGGTCACCGATGCGGTTCTCGCGGTCGGGAACGTGGCGCAGGTCAATGAGCTGCCTGAGGCTGCGCTCACCGACAGTGTGGTCACCGAGGCAGAGGAGCCGACTGGCGCTCACGAGCCCGAAACCGCGCGGAGCGATGCCCACGAGGCGCGTGAACACGCCCGAGCAGATGAGCCCGAAACGGAATCCGCTCAGCCCGTGGCGGAGTCCGCCCAGGGCGACGCTGCGCCCGCTCAGACCGAGACGGCGCAGCCCGCCGAGGCGGATGAGACTGCGGCGGATTCCATTCAGGCCGACGAAGCCCAGTCCGAGACAACTGAGCCCACCCAGGCCGACGAAGCCCAGGCCGATGCCGCCGCGGCCGAGACCGCGCACCTCGACGCCGCTCGCGATTCCTCCGGTGAGCAGCGGAACCTCTGA
- a CDS encoding sacsin N-terminal ATP-binding-like domain-containing protein yields the protein MSSGTSEPHGADPFGAARLRDSTLRSWRDSPTRLLEDTNVEQDLRVGAYRDRLFVELAQNAADAAMAAGRPGRIRVSLVDRELRFANTGAPLDARGVASLASLRASGKTGDTVGRFGVGFAAVRTVSDAPSVVSTTGGVAFSAEKTRDAADIQGDVPVLRLPWPVEASPPEGFDTEVRLPLRDDVDGQALLDQLGEDIGDLLLALPWLAEADVDGRVWTRTTDGDLVEIRGPQQETRWLTHRGDVVWAVPVDSDGVPKPLGDDVLRAPTPTDDGLSLPARLIASVPVEPSRRRALPGAELDKALEDAAKEYVRLVRLLPAEQRFALVPVPGFPKSTVDAKLREEVLANLSAEPWLSTQDGGEVAGRQAKVLDVDVPGLPELIADVVPGLLKGSAPAGVLKAVAAQVVSIEEVLETLTGASREPTWWHDVYAALAKAVESHALASERLDGLPVPLSDGRTLPGARGCLLVEGSAELLELLSDVDIPGLRLVHPAASHPLLERLGAKQADARELLNADQLRDAVERSVEDVRSGLDGTTLAGAVLRLIADCGDDAPRWVGALALPATDTWRRADELVLPASPLLDVFDEEVFDEDGALDVLDEDFAGDWLDDTLKAAGVLDSFALVVDDEPHEPDHDLPDEEAWWDSLPEPPSTLVAIRDLDLVADGAWPAALRLLAARPETLRALRVPRGHAAWWIAQYAVLGGLAPSEWRLPGADLAGLYDEVPELGLGEDLLRVAGVRTDLELSSVDEAEDVLNRLADPDRTISAGLATRAYDAVVESGFQPRPPEAVRAADGSVVDGALVLDVPWVAGALEPDQYVVAPEEPERLADLLDLPLASTEAATVTSEGEYAPWAELPALKLVAEQLGIRLPDGGVLVHDPLTVSIQGTEHDVQWWSDGRLRAADTSEGLARAFAWAAGRWPDRHLITALLDDPSPRTLLA from the coding sequence GTGAGCAGCGGAACCTCTGAGCCGCACGGGGCCGATCCCTTCGGCGCCGCGCGGCTTCGTGACTCCACCCTGCGTTCCTGGCGGGACTCGCCCACCCGGCTGCTCGAGGACACCAACGTCGAGCAGGACCTGCGCGTCGGCGCCTATCGGGATCGGCTCTTCGTCGAGCTTGCCCAGAACGCCGCCGATGCCGCCATGGCCGCCGGGCGGCCCGGGCGGATCCGGGTGTCCCTTGTGGACCGGGAACTCAGGTTCGCCAACACCGGCGCCCCGCTCGACGCGCGCGGGGTTGCTTCCCTTGCCTCGCTGCGGGCTTCCGGGAAGACCGGGGACACCGTCGGGCGCTTCGGGGTCGGGTTTGCCGCCGTCCGCACCGTTTCCGACGCTCCCAGCGTCGTCTCCACCACGGGTGGCGTCGCCTTCTCCGCCGAGAAGACCCGCGATGCCGCCGATATCCAGGGGGACGTTCCCGTCCTGCGGCTGCCTTGGCCGGTCGAGGCGAGCCCGCCGGAGGGCTTCGACACCGAAGTCCGGCTTCCGCTCCGGGATGACGTCGACGGACAAGCTCTGCTCGATCAGCTCGGCGAAGACATCGGGGACCTGCTCCTCGCCTTGCCGTGGCTGGCCGAGGCCGATGTGGACGGTCGCGTTTGGACACGAACGACCGACGGCGACCTGGTCGAGATCCGTGGCCCGCAGCAGGAAACCCGGTGGCTCACCCATCGTGGTGACGTCGTCTGGGCGGTACCGGTCGACTCCGACGGAGTCCCGAAGCCGCTCGGCGACGATGTCCTGCGCGCGCCCACTCCGACCGACGACGGGCTTTCCTTGCCGGCCAGGCTGATCGCCTCCGTGCCCGTCGAACCTTCGCGACGCCGGGCGCTGCCCGGGGCTGAACTCGACAAGGCACTCGAGGACGCGGCCAAGGAATACGTTCGGCTGGTGCGGTTGCTGCCGGCCGAACAGCGGTTCGCGCTCGTACCCGTGCCGGGGTTCCCGAAGTCCACTGTGGACGCGAAGCTGCGCGAAGAAGTGCTGGCGAACCTCAGCGCCGAGCCGTGGTTGTCCACTCAGGACGGTGGCGAAGTCGCGGGTCGGCAGGCCAAGGTCCTCGACGTCGACGTGCCCGGTCTGCCCGAACTGATCGCCGACGTCGTTCCCGGGCTGCTCAAGGGCTCGGCGCCCGCCGGGGTGCTGAAGGCCGTCGCGGCGCAGGTCGTCAGCATCGAAGAGGTGCTGGAAACGCTGACTGGCGCCTCCCGTGAGCCGACCTGGTGGCACGACGTCTACGCGGCGCTCGCCAAGGCGGTCGAGTCGCACGCGCTCGCGAGTGAGCGGCTCGACGGGCTGCCCGTGCCCCTCTCCGACGGCCGGACGCTGCCCGGTGCGCGGGGTTGCCTGCTGGTCGAAGGTTCGGCCGAACTGCTCGAACTGCTGTCCGATGTGGACATTCCGGGGCTGCGGCTGGTGCACCCCGCCGCGTCGCACCCGCTGCTGGAACGCTTGGGCGCCAAGCAAGCCGACGCCCGTGAGCTGCTCAACGCCGATCAGCTGCGTGACGCCGTCGAGCGCAGTGTCGAAGACGTCCGGTCCGGTTTGGACGGTACGACGCTCGCCGGCGCCGTCCTCCGGCTGATCGCCGACTGCGGGGACGACGCCCCGCGGTGGGTCGGCGCCCTCGCCCTGCCCGCCACCGACACCTGGCGACGCGCCGACGAGCTCGTGCTCCCCGCGTCGCCGCTGCTGGACGTCTTCGACGAGGAGGTCTTCGACGAGGACGGTGCGCTCGACGTCCTCGACGAGGACTTCGCCGGAGACTGGCTGGACGACACGCTCAAGGCCGCCGGCGTGCTCGACTCGTTCGCGCTGGTCGTCGACGACGAGCCGCACGAGCCCGACCACGACCTGCCGGACGAGGAAGCCTGGTGGGACTCGCTGCCGGAACCGCCGTCGACGCTCGTCGCGATCCGGGACCTCGACCTCGTCGCCGACGGCGCCTGGCCCGCCGCGCTGCGCCTGCTCGCCGCGCGGCCCGAAACGCTGCGCGCCCTGCGCGTACCCCGTGGGCACGCGGCCTGGTGGATCGCGCAGTACGCCGTGCTCGGCGGGCTCGCCCCGAGCGAGTGGCGCCTGCCCGGCGCCGACCTGGCCGGGCTCTACGACGAGGTTCCCGAACTTGGCCTTGGCGAAGACCTCCTGAGGGTCGCCGGCGTGCGCACCGACCTGGAACTGTCCAGTGTGGACGAAGCCGAAGACGTCCTGAACCGGCTCGCCGACCCGGACCGGACGATCTCGGCCGGACTGGCCACCCGCGCTTACGACGCCGTTGTCGAGTCCGGGTTCCAGCCCCGGCCGCCGGAAGCGGTCCGGGCCGCTGACGGGTCCGTTGTGGACGGTGCGCTGGTGCTGGACGTGCCCTGGGTGGCCGGGGCGCTGGAACCCGACCAGTACGTCGTCGCGCCCGAGGAACCCGAGCGTCTCGCGGATCTGCTCGACCTCCCGCTCGCGAGCACCGAGGCGGCCACGGTGACCAGCGAAGGCGAGTACGCGCCGTGGGCCGAGCTGCCCGCGCTCAAGCTCGTCGCTGAACAGCTCGGCATCCGGCTGCCCGACGGCGGCGTCCTGGTGCACGACCCCCTGACCGTCTCGATCCAGGGCACCGAGCACGACGTCCAGTGGTGGTCCGACGGCCGGCTGCGCGCCGCCGACACGTCCGAGGGCCTGGCCCGCGCGTTCGCCTGGGCGGCCGGGCGGTGGCCCGACCGGCACCTCATCACGGCGCTGCTCGACGACCCGTCGCCGAGGACGCTGCTGGCGTAG
- a CDS encoding DUF2530 domain-containing protein has translation MRHTPELPKRLTDLTPVVIVGTSIWAVALVVLFFTTSGLWVQTALSGFVLGFVGLAIIGWQRAAARRGSKSAQRL, from the coding sequence TTGCGGCACACGCCGGAGCTGCCCAAGAGGCTGACCGACCTGACGCCGGTGGTGATCGTAGGCACCTCGATCTGGGCTGTCGCACTGGTGGTGCTCTTCTTCACGACTTCGGGGCTGTGGGTGCAGACAGCGCTGTCGGGGTTCGTGCTCGGATTCGTCGGCCTGGCCATCATCGGCTGGCAGCGGGCCGCCGCCCGGCGCGGCTCGAAGTCGGCCCAGCGGCTCTAG
- a CDS encoding NCS2 family permease, which produces MAEQETTRTGTSTLDRFFKITERGSTVPRELRGGLVTFVTMAYIVVLNPLIIGSFSAEDAGAHKDLLGGILPVSQVAAVTALVAGVMTILMGLVANYPFAIATGLGINSLVAVTIAPQMTWPEAMGLVVIEGVIIVALVLTGFRTAVFRAVPASLKSAIAVGIGVFICLIGLVDAGFVRRLPDAAHTTVPVGLGINGSIASWPTAVFVVGLLITGVLVVRKVKGAILIGVLSSTVLAIVVEAIVKAGPSQGTNPKGWNLGYPALPDQVVGLPNLSLVGDVSFGAWTRLPIITVCLLVFTLVLADFFDAMGTMTGLAKEADLLPEDGQLPNVGKALFVEGLAGAAGGFGSASSNTVFVESAAGIAEGARTGLANIVTGVLFIAAMFLTPLYQVVPVEAAAPALVVVGAMLMAQVRDIDFTDYSIALPAFLTIVVMPFTYSIANGIGAGFVSYVVIRAATGKARQVHPLMWVIALAFVAYFAVGPLQAAFS; this is translated from the coding sequence ATGGCGGAGCAGGAGACGACCCGCACCGGGACGTCCACACTGGACCGGTTCTTCAAGATCACCGAACGGGGCTCGACCGTCCCGCGCGAACTGCGCGGCGGCCTGGTCACCTTCGTCACGATGGCCTACATCGTGGTGCTGAACCCGCTGATCATCGGCAGCTTCTCGGCCGAGGACGCGGGCGCGCACAAGGACCTCCTCGGCGGCATCCTGCCCGTATCGCAGGTCGCCGCGGTGACGGCGCTCGTCGCCGGCGTCATGACGATCCTGATGGGCCTGGTCGCGAACTACCCGTTCGCCATCGCCACCGGCCTGGGCATCAACAGCCTGGTCGCGGTCACCATCGCCCCGCAGATGACCTGGCCGGAGGCAATGGGCCTGGTCGTCATCGAGGGCGTGATCATCGTCGCGCTCGTGCTCACCGGCTTCCGCACCGCGGTGTTCCGGGCCGTGCCGGCGTCGCTGAAGTCCGCGATCGCCGTCGGCATCGGCGTCTTCATCTGCCTGATCGGCCTGGTGGACGCCGGGTTCGTGCGCCGGCTGCCGGACGCCGCGCACACCACCGTCCCGGTCGGCCTGGGCATCAACGGCTCGATCGCGAGCTGGCCGACCGCGGTGTTCGTCGTCGGCCTGCTGATCACCGGTGTCCTGGTGGTGCGCAAGGTCAAGGGCGCGATCCTGATCGGGGTGCTGTCCTCGACCGTGCTGGCCATCGTCGTCGAGGCGATCGTCAAGGCGGGGCCGTCGCAGGGCACGAACCCGAAGGGCTGGAACCTCGGCTATCCGGCGCTGCCGGACCAGGTCGTCGGCCTGCCGAACCTCTCGCTGGTGGGTGACGTCTCGTTCGGCGCCTGGACGCGGCTGCCGATCATCACCGTCTGCCTGCTGGTGTTCACGCTGGTACTGGCCGACTTCTTCGACGCGATGGGCACGATGACCGGCCTGGCGAAGGAAGCCGACCTGCTGCCGGAGGACGGTCAGCTGCCCAACGTCGGCAAGGCGCTGTTCGTCGAGGGCCTCGCGGGCGCGGCCGGCGGGTTCGGTTCGGCCAGCTCGAACACGGTTTTCGTCGAATCGGCGGCCGGCATCGCCGAAGGCGCCCGGACCGGCCTGGCGAACATCGTCACCGGCGTGCTCTTCATCGCCGCGATGTTCCTGACGCCGCTCTACCAGGTCGTGCCGGTCGAGGCGGCCGCGCCGGCGCTGGTCGTGGTCGGCGCGATGCTGATGGCGCAGGTCCGCGACATCGACTTCACGGACTACTCGATCGCGCTGCCCGCGTTCCTGACCATCGTCGTCATGCCGTTCACGTACTCGATCGCGAACGGCATCGGCGCCGGCTTCGTCAGCTACGTCGTGATCCGCGCGGCCACCGGCAAGGCCCGCCAGGTGCACCCGCTGATGTGGGTGATCGCACTGGCCTTCGTCGCGTACTTCGCGGTCGGGCCGCTCCAGGCGGCGTTCAGCTGA
- a CDS encoding MarR family winged helix-turn-helix transcriptional regulator has protein sequence MSGDTHERSLASRLRLAVVRLNRRLRAQRVGDDLTLTQVAALSTLHKCGALTPGQLAAKEGVQPPSMTRVIAALEEMKFVERRPHPTDGRQAIVELSESGLAYVQKAISVREAWLDRQLAELGDEEREVLSKAAEIIDRMAGN, from the coding sequence ATGTCCGGCGACACGCACGAACGCTCCTTGGCGAGCCGTCTGCGTCTCGCGGTGGTCCGGCTCAACCGCCGGCTGCGGGCACAGCGCGTCGGGGACGACCTCACGCTGACTCAGGTCGCCGCGCTGTCCACCCTGCACAAGTGCGGTGCGCTGACCCCGGGTCAGCTCGCCGCGAAGGAAGGCGTCCAGCCGCCCTCGATGACGAGGGTGATCGCCGCGCTCGAAGAGATGAAGTTCGTCGAGCGGCGCCCGCACCCGACCGATGGCCGGCAGGCCATCGTCGAGCTGTCCGAGAGCGGACTGGCCTACGTGCAGAAGGCCATCTCCGTGCGGGAGGCGTGGCTGGACCGGCAGTTGGCGGAGCTCGGCGACGAAGAGCGTGAAGTGCTCTCGAAAGCCGCCGAAATCATAGACAGGATGGCGGGGAACTAA
- a CDS encoding MFS transporter, translated as MFASLRIRNYRLFFTGQVISNIGTWMQRIAQDWLVFTLSGNNPIALGIAVALQFAPTLFLSLWAGVLADRVDKRRLLTWIQAAACSQAVVLGVLDITGLVALWQVYVLCFTLGITASLEVPTRQSFVAEMVGRDQIANAVALNSSIFNMARIVGPAIAGFAITWIGTGWLFIANAVSTVAVIAGLVLMNPDKLFRVAAVPREKGQLAEGLRYVRRRSDLMTVMVLVLFVSTFGITYFSSLPIVAANVFHTAADGYGLLSTLVAVGTFTGAIMSARRGTKGRPRVRLMLVSAFFLGVFELITAFMPTYLTFGLGLIPLGFATMTFLNTANALVQTSVSPEMRGRVMGLYVLVLIGGNPIGGPMVGWMAQAFGGRSPFYIGGAVSALAAVVCAVVLIRRGGVSWPVQRGFGLRVLKRAKV; from the coding sequence ATGTTCGCGTCCCTGCGGATCCGCAACTACCGGCTCTTCTTCACCGGCCAGGTCATCTCGAACATCGGCACCTGGATGCAGCGCATCGCCCAGGACTGGCTGGTGTTCACCCTCAGCGGCAACAACCCGATCGCCCTCGGCATCGCGGTGGCGCTGCAGTTCGCGCCGACCCTCTTCCTTTCGCTGTGGGCCGGCGTCCTCGCCGACCGCGTCGACAAGCGGCGGCTGCTGACCTGGATCCAGGCCGCGGCGTGCTCGCAGGCCGTGGTGCTCGGCGTCCTCGACATCACCGGGCTCGTGGCGCTGTGGCAGGTCTACGTCCTGTGCTTCACGCTCGGCATCACGGCATCGCTCGAAGTGCCGACGCGGCAGTCGTTCGTCGCCGAAATGGTCGGCCGGGACCAGATCGCGAACGCCGTCGCGCTGAACTCGTCGATCTTCAACATGGCGCGGATCGTCGGGCCGGCGATCGCCGGGTTCGCGATCACGTGGATCGGCACCGGCTGGCTGTTCATCGCGAACGCGGTCAGCACGGTCGCGGTGATCGCCGGGCTGGTCCTGATGAACCCGGACAAGCTGTTCCGCGTCGCGGCGGTACCGCGCGAGAAGGGGCAGCTGGCCGAAGGCCTGCGGTACGTCCGGCGGCGCTCGGACCTGATGACGGTGATGGTGCTGGTGCTGTTCGTCAGCACGTTCGGCATCACGTACTTCAGCTCGCTGCCGATCGTCGCGGCGAACGTCTTCCACACCGCCGCCGACGGCTACGGCCTGCTGTCGACACTGGTCGCGGTCGGCACGTTCACCGGCGCGATCATGTCGGCCCGCCGCGGCACGAAGGGCCGCCCGCGGGTGCGGCTGATGCTGGTGTCGGCGTTCTTCCTCGGCGTGTTCGAGCTGATCACGGCGTTCATGCCGACGTACCTGACGTTCGGCCTCGGCCTGATCCCGCTCGGCTTCGCCACGATGACGTTCCTCAACACGGCGAACGCGCTGGTGCAGACCTCGGTCAGCCCCGAGATGCGCGGCCGCGTGATGGGGCTGTACGTGCTGGTGCTCATCGGCGGCAACCCGATCGGCGGCCCGATGGTCGGGTGGATGGCGCAGGCGTTCGGCGGGCGGTCTCCCTTCTACATCGGCGGCGCCGTTTCGGCGCTGGCCGCGGTGGTGTGCGCGGTCGTGCTGATCCGGCGGGGCGGGGTTTCCTGGCCGGTTCAGCGGGGGTTCGGGCTCCGGGTGCTCAAGCGGGCGAAGGTCTAG
- a CDS encoding arylamine N-acetyltransferase family protein — protein sequence MDVDAYLARLGVAWPAAADLATLRHLQERHLAAVPFENLSIHLGEPVVLTEDALADKIVGRRRGGFCYELNGLFAALLRELGYQVSLHAAQVFRPDGTLGPPLDHAAIVVDLDEPWLVDVGFGRFSRHPLRLSGVDAQSDPDGEFLLLDAPHGDIDVVRDGKPQYRLERRPRPLSDFVPMAWWQATSPESHFTKSLTCSRPTSQGRVTLSGDRLIETVDGVRHEVALPTEAAIRMAYRVYFGLPLTRLPTPPGESPLTSGALSPTLP from the coding sequence ATGGACGTTGACGCGTATCTGGCCCGCCTCGGGGTCGCGTGGCCCGCGGCGGCCGACCTGGCGACCCTGCGCCACCTGCAGGAACGTCACCTGGCCGCGGTCCCGTTCGAGAACCTGAGCATCCACCTCGGCGAGCCGGTCGTGCTGACCGAAGACGCGCTGGCGGACAAGATCGTGGGACGTCGTCGCGGCGGCTTCTGCTACGAGCTCAACGGCCTCTTCGCGGCGTTGCTGCGCGAACTCGGGTACCAGGTTTCCCTGCACGCGGCGCAGGTCTTTCGCCCGGACGGCACCCTGGGCCCGCCCCTGGACCACGCGGCGATCGTCGTCGACCTGGACGAACCGTGGCTGGTCGACGTCGGGTTCGGCCGGTTCTCCCGGCATCCGCTGCGACTGTCCGGCGTGGACGCCCAGTCCGACCCGGACGGTGAGTTCCTGCTGCTGGACGCGCCCCACGGCGACATCGACGTGGTGCGGGACGGCAAGCCGCAGTACCGCCTGGAGCGCCGCCCGCGGCCCCTCTCCGACTTCGTCCCGATGGCCTGGTGGCAGGCGACGTCCCCGGAGTCCCATTTCACGAAGTCCCTGACGTGCTCCCGCCCGACGTCCCAGGGCCGGGTGACGCTGTCGGGCGACCGGCTGATCGAGACGGTCGACGGCGTCCGTCACGAGGTCGCGCTGCCGACCGAGGCGGCGATCCGGATGGCGTACCGCGTCTACTTCGGTCTCCCGCTGACCCGGCTGCCCACGCCACCGGGTGAGAGTCCCTTGACGAGCGGTGCGCTCAGCCCGACACTGCCGTGA
- a CDS encoding superoxide dismutase, translated as MARYELPDLDYDYSALAPHISGEINELHHSKHHATYVKGANDTLDKIAEARDAGDFGNIVGLETTLAFNLAGHANHVVWWKILSPEGGDKPTGELAAAIDEAFGSFDKFKAQFTAVSTTIQGNGWGALSWDPIGKTLITQQLRDHHNNLILPTVPILLVDVWEHAFYLDYKNVKPKYVEALWNIFNWAEISKRFDNAVAGGNGLLLG; from the coding sequence ATGGCCCGCTACGAGCTCCCCGATCTCGACTACGACTACAGCGCCCTCGCGCCGCACATCTCCGGCGAGATCAACGAGCTGCACCACAGCAAGCACCACGCGACCTACGTCAAGGGCGCGAACGACACGCTCGACAAGATCGCGGAAGCCCGCGACGCCGGCGACTTCGGCAACATCGTCGGCCTGGAGACCACGCTGGCCTTCAACCTGGCCGGCCACGCCAACCACGTCGTGTGGTGGAAGATCCTGTCGCCGGAAGGCGGCGACAAGCCGACCGGCGAGCTGGCCGCCGCGATCGACGAGGCCTTCGGGTCCTTCGACAAGTTCAAGGCGCAGTTCACCGCCGTGTCGACCACGATCCAGGGCAACGGCTGGGGCGCGCTCTCCTGGGACCCGATCGGCAAGACGCTGATCACCCAGCAGCTGCGCGACCACCACAACAACCTGATCCTGCCGACCGTGCCGATCCTGCTGGTCGACGTCTGGGAGCACGCGTTCTACCTGGACTACAAGAACGTGAAGCCGAAGTACGTCGAGGCCCTCTGGAACATCTTCAACTGGGCCGAGATCAGCAAGCGCTTCGACAACGCCGTCGCCGGCGGCAACGGGCTGCTGCTCGGCTGA